In the genome of Campylobacter helveticus, the window AACGCGACAACAAAAGCAATGATAAAGCACATTAACAGCCATTACATTAAATTTCTCAGCAATTTGCCTTCTAGTAAAATCCATCATTCTAAGGTCGGCATTTGTCCCAAAACCCCCTATAATGAAAAATATCGCCTTAGGATTTTCCCTATAACTTACGCGGTATTCAAGCTTTGCATTTCTTTTGATACCAAGCTCCACATCATCACACGAGGCAATGAAAAATTGCTTATCTGTCATTTTAGTCCTTAAATTTCACATTATCTATCAATTTTAAAATCTCGCACACATCATAATTGTGATTTTTACTTAGCATTCCAAAGATTTTAAAAATCTCTAGTAAAAAGTTTTTATCCTTAGAATCTAAGATAAGCAAACCACATTCTTTAGATTCTGCCACTCTGCCTAAAAGCACGGGGTTGCAATGTAGCTCTGTGATGGGGAAGCAGACATAAAGCATGGGCTGTACGCCAACTGCCCTTTGCTTTTCTTTAATGATGATTTCTACTAGCACATCAAAATGATTAAATTTATGCACCAAAAGTGGATATTTGACTTGAGATTCATAAAATTCTACGCCTAAAATATTTTTGCTTATAGGGTGGCTTCGTAAAATCTGTAAATCGCTCGTAGAATCTAAAAATTCATCATCATTAATATTTTGCAAAAATGCTAATAAATTTGTTATTTCACTCTCTGTGATAATCCCCCATTGCGTAAAATAGTAAAGATATTCACTAAGCTCATACAGGGCTTTTGTCTT includes:
- a CDS encoding R.Pab1 family restriction endonuclease — its product is MRIQKCENGQIFVEIPLTTQSGKTRVKTRNSFYEYGLPTATRQTPFSQKHYIEWQIGYDVDKNDKEKLALSTLGQSEFIGANGKTKALYELSEYLYYFTQWGIITESEITNLLAFLQNINDDEFLDSTSDLQILRSHPISKNILGVEFYESQVKYPLLVHKFNHFDVLVEIIIKEKQRAVGVQPMLYVCFPITELHCNPVLLGRVAESKECGLLILDSKDKNFLLEIFKIFGMLSKNHNYDVCEILKLIDNVKFKD